Proteins found in one Miscanthus floridulus cultivar M001 chromosome 4, ASM1932011v1, whole genome shotgun sequence genomic segment:
- the LOC136550687 gene encoding uncharacterized mitochondrial protein AtMg00810-like, which produces MEERLKLMKASTVVKVDATLYRSIVGGLRYLVHTRPDIVFTVGYVSRFMEDPREDHWAVVKRLLRYVKGTVDHGIIFPKTSGTLMVDNQPAIALAKNPILHDQSKDIDVKFYFLRDCVDGG; this is translated from the exons atggaggagcggctgaagctgatgaaggcTAGCACCGtggtgaaggtggatgcaacactctaccggagcatcgtcggtggtctgcgctacctagtccacacgaggccggacattgtgttcaccgtgggctacgtcagtcgcttcatggaggatcccagagaggatcactgggctgtggTGAAGCGGCtattgcgctacgtcaaggggacggtggatcatgggatcatcttcccaaagaccagcggga cactgatggtggacaaccagcccgccatcgccctcgcgaagaatccgattCTGCATGACCAGAGCAAagacatcgacgtgaagttctacttcctcagggactgtgtcgatggaggatag